In Providencia hangzhouensis, the DNA window GAATAAGTTTCAACTTGAATTGCCATTCCGCTCGCTGAACCTTCAGTCTGATCCAACTCAAATAGCTTTCTATCTAGTACAGCAGGGGTTCCTTCTAAGGCGCCACTCACTTGTCGATTTACTGTTGAACAATTAAAAACCAAATCAAATTCCACCCAATCCGTCACTGAGTTACGAGGGAAGTTGCTTCCATCACCTTCTAAAAACCACATTCCTAAATCAACACCTTGCGCAGCAGAAGATATGCTACACGTTTCACCTTTAATCGAACCTGTGAAATTCACCTTGATATAGGCATCCACAGCCATCACATTCATTGGCATTAGAGATATAAAAAACAGTACAAATAGATTTAAATTATGTTTCATAAATAATGACCCTTGATTATTTATACACAAGGGTAACCGTAACCTGTGCATTACCATGAGTTGCCTTCACTTCATTTGATGTTTTGACATATCTGAATTCAAATGTTTTTGTGACAATGGGGCTCAGACTTGCTTTATCCAGCAAGGAATAGACATAATTGTTGGATAAGGTACGGTCTCCTCCTAATTTCAATGGGGAAGATTGACCCGCTTCGTATACTCGCACCGCAAATCCAGGGCTTTCGCTTTCATTTTCTAAATAAATAATATCTGTATTTATATTACTTGGATGCAAGTTATCCGCTACGGTGTAGGCTACAGACATGATGGCAGGGCAGTTAATCGTAATCGACTGTTGAGCATGGCCAAAGGTATCTCCTATATTTAACGAGCGAACTTTAGCGATGTCATGGACGCCGAGGTCGACCGATTGTCGAACTGATGAAACTGCACAAGTGCGTTGTGCCCATGAAATCAATGTTGATGCAGGCAATATTTCCCCTACTGATGAGATCCAATTCATATCACCACTGCATTGCACTTTGACTGGATTAAAATGTGTAACAGCCTTATCCGTTCCTTCAATATCTCCTTGAACGGTTTTGACATACATCATTCGTGTTTCAAGTTGTAGCGATGATGAGCCATCAATGGCACTAATTTCGCTATTATTTCCTGTTAATGGATACCATTGGCTCGTTCCTTTTTGCCTTAATGCCATGACATAACCCACGCCATTAATGCCAGTGCTAAAAACGGGGTAACTCCCTGAGCCATCATTAATCACCATTCCTACGGGTTGGCTATTTACTTGAGGAGTAAAATTAAAGTTTCCCGGCCCTTCAGCAACACATAATTCTTGATTCCCTGTAGACTCAAATTGCTTCCAACCATTACCCAATATCGCTTCACGGGGAAGTTTATGAGTTGCCGTATCAATTTCTAAATCCCCTAAATTGATACGAAACTGCCCGACACTGAGCGCGTTAAATGAAAACAAGGTAATACCAACCAAAGCAATAATTTGTTTTATATTCATATTCAAAACCTATTTTATTGGCAGTTGACGGGCAATATGGGTAAATGATGCTTCAATTGTTCAGCAGTTAATTTATATTCGGCAACACACTGATCTTCTTGGTTTTTACCCCATTTAATTTGTAGTCGCCCTTGCTCTGGCATCCCACTGAGATACACATCACCATTATCACCGACAATACCTGAGCTCATATTTTGGTCATCACTTTGAGCGAATTGGGCCATTGCACCGAAAGGCACTGGTTTTCCATTATGAGTAACATTAAATAATAATCGGTAACCGACATGAGTTTGGTAGCTTGCCAAAATTGCGGCACCTTTTGTTGGTACCGCATTAACTGTATTGGTTTTTAATTCAACATTTTCAGGTAAAGAGTCAATGTTGAGGGATATTTCATTTTTAGTATAAGGGTTGAGATAAGGCACAATTGCGTAACCTCGAGAATCGGTTGAAATATTAGCTCGATTTAAAACTTGCACATTTTCCGCACCCGGAGCTCGAATAATCGCGAAAGAATCATAGATAGGCTGGGCTAAAGTGATACCATATGGATGAGCAACAATCGCCCCTGTTAAACCATAGTTTGCTCGCTGTGAATATCTATCATAGCCATAGGCCGCATTAGCAACACCGTAACTTCCTCGATAAGATGCCGAGGCATTTCCACTACCACGAGTTTCTTTATTTCCATATGACTGCTGAACAGCGTAATTAATATTATTTTTTTCACCAAGAGTACCACTTACTCCCATCATTGCGTCTGCATTGCCGCTGTTATCCGCTGTAATACTACTATTTATCGATGTGTAATTGCCGGATGTATTATTAAGTGGAATAGAAACTGAAAAAGAGAAGTAATTATCAGCTTTACGTTGATAAGCACTATCAGAATAACTGTAATTAAAGTTATAAGTGATCCCATCAAAGCTTTTGTTATAACCTGCATTTAATGAGCGTTCTTTACCCGAACGGTTCCAATAATCTTGCTGATAACTAGAAAAATAAATATTACCGAATTCATTTAGTGACTGATTTAGTGAGATTTGAAAGCGATTTTTTTTATTATCGCGATATATTTTAGGTTGATTACTGTTAGCTTCACTGAATGAATAAAAACCT includes these proteins:
- a CDS encoding fimbrial protein gives rise to the protein MKHNLNLFVLFFISLMPMNVMAVDAYIKVNFTGSIKGETCSISSAAQGVDLGMWFLEGDGSNFPRNSVTDWVEFDLVFNCSTVNRQVSGALEGTPAVLDRKLFELDQTEGSASGMAIQVETYSPERKRWEAKNANEVSTLISAAGTASGTNTVQLRARYKQLANSATPGTANASITFVVRNN
- a CDS encoding fimbrial protein, producing MNIKQIIALVGITLFSFNALSVGQFRINLGDLEIDTATHKLPREAILGNGWKQFESTGNQELCVAEGPGNFNFTPQVNSQPVGMVINDGSGSYPVFSTGINGVGYVMALRQKGTSQWYPLTGNNSEISAIDGSSSLQLETRMMYVKTVQGDIEGTDKAVTHFNPVKVQCSGDMNWISSVGEILPASTLISWAQRTCAVSSVRQSVDLGVHDIAKVRSLNIGDTFGHAQQSITINCPAIMSVAYTVADNLHPSNINTDIIYLENESESPGFAVRVYEAGQSSPLKLGGDRTLSNNYVYSLLDKASLSPIVTKTFEFRYVKTSNEVKATHGNAQVTVTLVYK